The Nostoc cf. commune SO-36 genomic sequence ATTCGTCCACCTGGGCGCAGATATTTTTTACCTGCTGCTGCTAATACTTCGTGTCCGGTAGCTGTTTGGAAATTGAGGATAGTGTTGGTCATTGCTGCGACCTCTGAACTTGTCTTATCCTCAATTTCTCAGGAATTTATGATATTGTCTCTGAGGTAGCTCATAGAAGCAGTATTACTTTCCTTTCCACTCACGCTCAAGGATAGCATAAAGAAAATTGTCATACCATCTGCTTTTGATTAACTCTTTTTCCGGCAGATGATCCTCACGACGCATACCAATTTTTTCTAATACCCTAACAGAAGCAAGATTCTCTGCAACACACCAAGACCAGATACGATGCATTCCTAGTTCTTCAAAGCCGAACTTTAAAATGGCTTGTGCTGCTTCTGTTGCATAACCTTGTCCCCAATATTGACTATTTAGTTCATAGCCAATATCTGCTTCCTGCATTTCCGAGTCATTTACACGGATACCACAAGTGCCAATAAGCCGATTTTCTTCTTTGAGGATAATAGCTAATTGAAACTTTGTTCGTGGTTGCTCTTTTTGCTGATCAATAAATATCTGGATAAACTTACAAACATCCTTCTGTGTACGGTGCGTCCAATAGCTGTAACGTAAGTACAAAGGATCAGATTGATAGGCAAAAACTGCCTGCCAATCTGTTTCTATAAAGTCACGCATTAGCAAACGGTTTGTTTCTAAAATCATGGCTTTGTTAATGTGCTGAGTGCAGGCAATCAAAGAGTTTATGCAACTAAACAAGGCATAAAAATCTTAGGAAACTTCTACCACATCTACCTTAAGTTGTTGAATAATTAAGTTGCCCGATCAATTTTTTGCACTTCTTCATCAGATAGTTTTACATTGATAGCTTGTGCTGAGTCTTCAATACTGGAAACCTTACTAGCGCCGGGAATCGGCAAAATAGCGGGCGATTTGGAACGCAACCACGCTAAGACGATATTATATACTGATACGCCTTTTTCTTTGGCTAAGTTAGCGATCGCCGGAATATCTTGCAAATCCTGATGGCGACGTCTACCACCAAAGGGACTCCAAGGCAAAAATGTCAAGCCTTGCTGTTCGCAATACTTCAACACGCCGTCTTTTTCTGGTTGTCGTTGCCAAGGACTGTATTGATTCTGCACCGAGACAATATCCACCAAATCCTGCGCTTGCTTAATTTGTTCAACGGAAAAGTTAGAAACTCCCATAAACCGAATTAAACCTGCCTCCACTGCTTCTTTCACTGGCGCAAGGGATTCTGCAATGGTGTAATTACTATCGGGCGCATGATATTGCCAAACATCGATGGGTTTAGCACCACCCAAAGCCTCAAAGCTAACTCGAATTGTTTCGCGTAAATGTTCTGGGTTGCCGTTGCTTGTCCAATTTCCATCAGGACGCATCAAACCGCCCTTAGTTGCCACAATTACTTGGCTAACATCGCCTTTGTAACTAGTAAGTGCCTTGTGAATTAGTCGCTCGTTGTGGTGTTTTTCTGACTCATCTTTGCAGTAAGAATCGGCAGTGTCAATAAATGTAATACCCAAATCCAGAGCATGATGAATAACTTCGATTGATTCAGATTCGGGAGGGCGATTAGAGATTGACATAGGCATACCACCCAAACCAATCGCACTTACAGATATACCAGTTTTTCCTAGCTGTTTGGTTTCCATGCTTCTAGCTATAGCTTTCTGCCCTAATTATCTACTAGCTAGTCAAAGCTTTTTTAGCGATTTCTGATAAATCCTCCCTAGTACTTAGATTTGCTGATAAGTGAATGAGTTAGTAAGGGAATACTCAACTCAGGGGTTAAGTATTCTATACACAAGCACCGATGAAAATTGTCGAGGAAACCCGTACCAGATTACAGCTAAAGCATCTACCACTCAGAGATTGGCTAACTGGGTGGTTCATTCTGACTTTATGCTTAAGCTTTTTGATTTACTGCTTATTTTTTGAGTCTGCTTCAGTTAAGATAACTTGCTATCGCTTCTCATCAAACCAAGTTAATTGTGAATTGAGGCGGTTCACTTTGCTGGGAAGCATGGAGAAACTTAAAATGTTTGATCTCCAAGAAGCATACATTCTTACAAAGACTGGTAGCAAAGGAGCGAAAACTTATGAAGTGGTTATTGTAACTCCTTTTGGAGACTTTGCTCTTTTATCTCATGTTAGCTATCAAGAGAATCAGGAAGTTGTTTTTAAAATTAACGATTTTCTTAACTCTGGAAAAACATCTTTCTTAGTACACCAAAATCAACGGCATTATCTATTTTTCTTAATTTTATTTATATTAATTATAATAGTGATCGCTGCTTTTTTAGCAACATCACCTGTAACCACTTGCACCTTTTATAAGAGTATCAATAAGGTATTTATCGAACGTAAAAGTTTGCGTGGCAATCAAGTTATTGAACATCCACTAGAAAATATTCTGCGTTTTGACATCCAAGAAAAGCAATTTAAATACTCTAAGCTTTATCGGGCTGTAATTGTGCTGAAATCTTTCAAAGAAATCCCAATCAATCCACAATACACTGATGAAAGAAGCGTTAGATATGCAGTATCTAGGATACTCTTATTTCTAAAACTTTAACAAAAACTATCTCCACTACTTACCACTGTGCCCATAGACTGAAGTCATAGATCGCTGACTTATCTAGGAAGCTGGGGATATTGTCTATCACAAATGATTTAGGATTTGCTATATAGATACAAAACGCTTAGATTAAGCAAGTTTGAGTCACTTTCGACATCCAGCATTCTCCATTAGTACCATTCTTACTCAACTAAAAAGTACTCACTTTGTCAGTTTGTCTATTTAGACTATGTTTGGTACATAAAATAAGAAGCTAGCCTAATATGAGCGGCTGTTATTCTACACTTGACATAAAGCATTGTGAGTGCTAAAAGACGACTGCCAGAAACTATTGCCCATGTCAGAATCACCCGCCAATCTTGGCAACACGGCTTCCTTGAGGGTGAAGTGAGTGCAGGTGAGTTTGAGTGGCATTTCCAGTGGCATTTTCGCCGGGGAGAACTTGCCGTCAAGCCTTCCCAAGGCCGCGCTTTAATCAAAGAACCCCTCGGTCGATTTTTGGAGCAACAAGATTATCAGCTAGAGCCTGGAGGAGATTATGCTTTTACTATTCGGGCGGAACTTTAAAAGTTAGAAGCCATTCAATTTTGGATTTTAGATTTTAGATTGAATCCAAAATCCAAAATCCAAAATCTAAAATTTCTTTAGTGTTGATTCTGTGAGGCGGTTTAAGTATCTTTCGATTAGGAGGATGGCAACAATGTCATCTATCGGTCTTGGAGGCTGTCGCAGACCTTGTGGCAATAGCTTTGTTAGCCCCTTGGGTGGGAACATTTGCCAATAGCGATCGCGTGCTTCTAAGGTTGTGTAACGCTCATCCACTAAAATAATACTCAGTGGTTCTATTAATTCCTGATATAACTTCTGTCTCCACTGCTTGGCTGTAGTTTGGTCGCCCATCACCATTAAGGAAATGGGAAATTTTTGACGCAGTGTCTCAATGGCAGCGATCGCCTCTTTTGCTAGCACAACCTCATGGTAATATAGTTGCCGATCCAGTCCCATCACCGCCAAACCACACTTATCTCGACCTGGATCAAACCCCAAAATCACTGGTTGCGTTGGTGAAAATTCACGAAAATTCATAAGAAATTAAAAATAAGAATTCAGGATTCAGAATTCAGGATCAATTGGTGGCGAGTCTGTCTTGGAAAGTTATGATGTCTACGGCGTCAGCCGCCGCTTGTGACTTTCCGCGCCCATCTCCCACTAATTGTATTCTGACTCTCTGAACTTCTGAATTCTGACTTCTCTTTTAAGTACTAAAAATAATTTGTCCGTTGACTATTGCCACTAATTTTACTCTCAATGGCCCAGCTGTATAAGTGTCCTCTGCTGCGATCGCTTTAATCTCCAATGGTTGATTGTATTGTCTTAACTGGCTAACAAAGCGTAAGAAAGTCCCCTCTACTTGCACATCTTCGACAATTCCGGCGTTACGGGCCCGAAATTGCGAAGCAGAAATTAGTATTTCCAGCCTTTGCTGTAACTGATAGGATGTCATAGTTTTGGAATCAGCACTAGTTGTAGCTAGCACTGCACCTCCCGAAAAAACCAATTGATTTCGCGCTGTATCGGCGAAAAACTCTATCTGCTTTTCTCCTCTAACGTAATTACCAGCCGAGAAAATTCGCACCACATATTCTTGACCATCGCTAATCTGCTTGCTCAATTGCTCAACCCTATCTTGAGTTACACGCAGTAGCTCTACATTGGCTGGATTTGCACCCGGCTCACTTAATTCAACATTAGCGTTGCGATTAGCTTGTTGCAAAAGTTGTACTACTACTTGGCGAGCAGCAGCAGGTTGAGTAACGCGAACTACACCAGCAGATAGAACTTGACCACGAACTATGGCTAGTTTACCCAAACGCAGGTCGCGGTAAGACTGATAATATTTTTCCAGCCTTGCAACTTCTAGTTCTAGTTGCTCCTGTTGTCCTTCCAATTCTTTAAGGCGCGATTCCCGTGTGGCAATCACTTGCTCTCGCGCTGCAACTTCTAAATTACGCTTTTGAATTAGTTGATCCAGTTGGGCAATTTTTTGATCGCGTTGTTTTATGGCTTCTTGACGGTTAGCGAGTTCGCGATCGCGTTTTTCAATGGCTGTTTTGGCTTCGTCAATGGCTTTTTTCGCTTCAGCATACAGCCGTTGACGCTCTGTCTTTAGTAGTTCAACTGCTGCCTGTAACTCCTTTCTCTGATTGTAAACACTTTGCAATTCAGCTATAGCTTTTTGGTACTGAGTTACAACTTGTCCTAGCTGACCTTGAGTGCGCTGAAGTTGAGTTTGAGTTTGGGCTTGTTGACTAATGGTGCGGTTCAACTGAGCTTGTGTTTGCAGTTGTTTGGCATTCGCCGCCTGCAAAGATTTATTAATTGTCTGTAAGTCTTGTTGTGCTTTTGCTTGGGCAATTCTTGCTTGGTTTAGCTCACTCTCTACCTGACTTTTTTGAGTTTCTGCGGTTTTTAGCTGTTCCCGCTTCTGTCTGAGGTCTGTTTGAATATCCTCTAACTCAAAGACTCCCTTTCGCAAGCCTTCGTCGGCAGCGAATAAAATCCCTAAAGTTGATGCGGAAATCAAACCGCCCGTAAAAATAGTTACTACTACAGCAGTATTTTTCGGACGAAGCTTAAAAAGTGAGAGGCGGGCTTTGCCAACTCGTGTGCCGATGCGATCGCCCACGGTGGCAATTACGCCTCCCAGAATCAAAATTGCTGCGATGAGGATGTATCCGGTGGTCATCTTTAGCTACCGAAATCCTTCCAGATACAGCCTACTACTTTTAAGCATTGTCTGGAAAGAAGTGGAAATTGGCAATAGCTGAAATTACTCAATTTTTGATTTACCTCTAGCTATTAGTG encodes the following:
- a CDS encoding GNAT family N-acetyltransferase yields the protein MILETNRLLMRDFIETDWQAVFAYQSDPLYLRYSYWTHRTQKDVCKFIQIFIDQQKEQPRTKFQLAIILKEENRLIGTCGIRVNDSEMQEADIGYELNSQYWGQGYATEAAQAILKFGFEELGMHRIWSWCVAENLASVRVLEKIGMRREDHLPEKELIKSRWYDNFLYAILEREWKGK
- a CDS encoding pre-16S rRNA-processing nuclease YqgF, whose amino-acid sequence is MNFREFSPTQPVILGFDPGRDKCGLAVMGLDRQLYYHEVVLAKEAIAAIETLRQKFPISLMVMGDQTTAKQWRQKLYQELIEPLSIILVDERYTTLEARDRYWQMFPPKGLTKLLPQGLRQPPRPIDDIVAILLIERYLNRLTESTLKKF
- a CDS encoding DUF3084 domain-containing protein — encoded protein: MTTGYILIAAILILGGVIATVGDRIGTRVGKARLSLFKLRPKNTAVVVTIFTGGLISASTLGILFAADEGLRKGVFELEDIQTDLRQKREQLKTAETQKSQVESELNQARIAQAKAQQDLQTINKSLQAANAKQLQTQAQLNRTISQQAQTQTQLQRTQGQLGQVVTQYQKAIAELQSVYNQRKELQAAVELLKTERQRLYAEAKKAIDEAKTAIEKRDRELANRQEAIKQRDQKIAQLDQLIQKRNLEVAAREQVIATRESRLKELEGQQEQLELEVARLEKYYQSYRDLRLGKLAIVRGQVLSAGVVRVTQPAAARQVVVQLLQQANRNANVELSEPGANPANVELLRVTQDRVEQLSKQISDGQEYVVRIFSAGNYVRGEKQIEFFADTARNQLVFSGGAVLATTSADSKTMTSYQLQQRLEILISASQFRARNAGIVEDVQVEGTFLRFVSQLRQYNQPLEIKAIAAEDTYTAGPLRVKLVAIVNGQIIFST
- a CDS encoding DUF3146 family protein codes for the protein MVSAKRRLPETIAHVRITRQSWQHGFLEGEVSAGEFEWHFQWHFRRGELAVKPSQGRALIKEPLGRFLEQQDYQLEPGGDYAFTIRAEL
- a CDS encoding aldo/keto reductase, whose product is METKQLGKTGISVSAIGLGGMPMSISNRPPESESIEVIHHALDLGITFIDTADSYCKDESEKHHNERLIHKALTSYKGDVSQVIVATKGGLMRPDGNWTSNGNPEHLRETIRVSFEALGGAKPIDVWQYHAPDSNYTIAESLAPVKEAVEAGLIRFMGVSNFSVEQIKQAQDLVDIVSVQNQYSPWQRQPEKDGVLKYCEQQGLTFLPWSPFGGRRRHQDLQDIPAIANLAKEKGVSVYNIVLAWLRSKSPAILPIPGASKVSSIEDSAQAINVKLSDEEVQKIDRAT